In one bacterium genomic region, the following are encoded:
- a CDS encoding 4-hydroxy-tetrahydrodipicolinate reductase, which translates to MNKNIKVIVSGVAGKMGVAIIGLIPLYENLVLTGAIEKQGHPLIDQDIYCISRKIKGITILDDLRDAIGNADVIIEFSTPEITLKHLEITASYPDRAFIIGTTGFTKEQEAKIKEYAKKIICIKAPNMSTGMNLLFNTVGKVAKVLGEDYDTEIVEIHHKAKVDVPSGTAKKLGEVIAQAHGKSYDEIVNLGRKTPGPKQKGEVGMHSVRAGSIIGEHKVIFAGGGEHIEIVHRAESRDAFAHGALKAAQWVVGKNPGLYSMEDVLGL; encoded by the coding sequence ATGAATAAAAATATAAAAGTAATCGTGTCCGGAGTTGCCGGGAAAATGGGTGTAGCCATTATCGGACTAATACCTTTATATGAAAACCTAGTTCTTACAGGTGCTATAGAAAAACAAGGGCATCCTTTAATAGACCAAGATATATACTGTATTTCTCGTAAAATAAAAGGCATAACAATTCTTGACGATTTACGGGATGCTATAGGAAATGCAGATGTAATTATTGAATTTAGCACTCCAGAAATAACGCTAAAACATCTGGAGATTACCGCATCCTATCCCGACAGAGCTTTTATAATAGGCACAACAGGTTTCACTAAAGAACAAGAAGCTAAAATAAAAGAATATGCAAAAAAAATTATATGTATTAAAGCTCCTAATATGAGTACCGGCATGAATCTCCTATTCAATACTGTTGGTAAAGTAGCCAAAGTTTTAGGTGAAGATTACGATACTGAAATCGTGGAAATTCATCATAAAGCTAAAGTTGATGTTCCATCGGGAACAGCTAAAAAATTAGGTGAAGTAATTGCTCAAGCTCACGGCAAAAGTTATGATGAAATAGTCAACTTAGGAAGAAAAACCCCCGGACCAAAACAAAAAGGCGAAGTTGGAATGCATTCCGTAAGAGCCGGTAGCATCATAGGTGAACACAAAGTCATATTTGCAGGCGGCGGAGAACATATAGAAATAGTTCATAGAGCTGAAAGTCGGGACGCATTTGCGCACGGAGCTTTAAAAGCAGCGCAGTGGGTTGTTGGTAAAAACCCGGGACTCTATAGCATGGAAGATGTGCTGGGTTTATGA